Proteins encoded by one window of Agelaius phoeniceus isolate bAgePho1 chromosome 3, bAgePho1.hap1, whole genome shotgun sequence:
- the URB2 gene encoding unhealthy ribosome biogenesis protein 2 homolog, which translates to MAAIYSGIYLKLKSAKTSWEDKLKLARFAWISHQCVLPNKEQVLLDWVSQALVSNYNKKHELEDEVVEKLWAYLDNVIHSKRLQDLLKSGKTVGLSFSIAEIINKRLSEAYSEKTQQNIGTVLSCSSGILSTPSLSIIYTAKCELLVDLLNKLSKLACQQLASDDAVGSQLFNVLHLTFAQYLLIQRQQTNPNRVFGRVTSHLLQPCLLLRHLLTVRSWTQADDNHVCQHLSREIRSQIETLLQAGLFQPELFSSYKEELLSEQESQEKKKGAWKTLLLPVNTVQTKLGSDLCEPALHGAVVAGSVSLLYKLFLDSYCKAENHLVCFHMLSRLFGCLRLSDLQEEGKSDSIFPVDWSMELLALEQLLNLVLSNDIYNVASDRIRHKEVQFGFYRKLAQMLLTHSQASIPAWFRCLKLLMSLNHLIVEPDLDDLVSSAWIDAETSEPRTKKPQETLISTIFQIYSKLRQFPRLFEEVLTVICRPAVDELRPSVFSAGLTAKLRECLLELPPNQILDILCLFVEKCQTLIIPAVEGSVDMALKLMSVCSVLHAFLFNMRSLDDVTPSPVVLRTQHLMANIQKGIIQPLMELLQAPRREEEKSELWLRKASDAALLLVYTWVEVDALFGVSCSKYVSPIAETAVTKPAARHWGISAFLPGVKDQSWRRVMELASSFASTSKYCLELLTLQKMKMMLMQTEADLQALQHAAAFILESGRSTMSRGESEPWDGDISAITELSYPTAHWHLVISNLTILLPYISLKDVEDIAKVLLETLMLAEAQKAATDQESSISIAKISLGFIHSSLLPEMRVLHCAFLTHLIHQFAVVLPTATRDSVDLPLQQLSVTNIPWHEEILASFKTVDPLEVPSENKVQKDELSSSWKTLEKVAQCIVLLAKNGCPVILKERQLQRCLDLLEIVSLLKLDSFLPSDCTRCFLVLLSLLVNTRASVSCSKLLLLKVLSTCLHLLRCLQAGRNSNSVLKVLHASDVLEAVMTSQLTACKFFTDVLTGPVWAQYVQEVQEFLENFLQMIIERRQSVKLNLEKFMSFLVSCRPDTGAAKSIDWKNWNPAAEQLLLTAFTTLCHVVTLHLQQLPEKKLHSVDVFCALLEPVVLQMVRTVEHGLQSSTPNQPLPVAFIPSVTTLLKADLSHPVKKDWQKEPSGFLKRPRVKLYQEFYSQILKELPCAGSNLQFLQLALQFLTVFCSVPELYPEKETAVMVVFTIKKLLSGPAITTQVIQSMEMELTEVLVQVLGNCSDEEFYAIMRLVLQGLEVRNIWQQKAKEVLSAVTLTKLLLSCPLSGDKGKAFWFASPQIITALALQTKEACQDQALISIIVIPILETVAALLRQGEGILVNPHHVSLAFSILLTVPLDHLKTEDYHGVFLGVHEVLFSIVQCHPKVLLKAVPSFLSSFHRLVVSVMHEGRQKGDRGNMDEFEMILKCAHLVERMYTYIAAEMEDFTVFSAFIVAHYVTELQKVTLHPAVKTHLTEGIYHILDLCIERDIKFLNASLPAGVRQVFKDLYNDYNHYHKAKKQGEEKYTA; encoded by the exons ATGGCAGCCATCTACTCCGGGATTTACCTGAAGCTCAAAAGCGCCAAGACTTCTTGGGAGGACAAACTCAAACTAGCCCGGTTCGCGTGGATTTCTCACCAGTGCGTCCTGCCTAATAAGGAGCAA GTTTTACTCGATTGGGTAAGCCAAGCATTGGTTTCCAATTACAACAAGAAACATGAACTGGAGGATGAAGTTGTTGAAAAACTTTGGGCATATCTTGACAATGTTATCCACAGTAAAAGACTACAGGATCTCTTAAAGAGTGGGAAGACAGTTGGTCTCAGTTTTTCAATTGCAGAG atCATAAACAAAAGGTTATCAGAGGCCTATTCTGAGAAGACACAGCAGAACATTGGcactgtgctgagctgctccagtggCATCCTTTCTACTCCTTCACTGTCCATCATTTACACAGCAAAGTGTGAACTTTTGGTTGATCTCCTCAACAAGCTATCCAAGCTGGCATGTCAGCAACTGGCTTCTGATGATGCTGTGGGCTCCCAGTTGTTCAATGTCCTCCATCTTACCTTTGCTCAGTACCTCCTGATCCAGAGGcagcaaaccaacccaaaccgtGTGTTTGGGCGAGTGACAAGTCACTTGCTCCAGCCATGTTTGCTGTTGAGGCACTTGCTGACTGTGAGGAGCTGGACACAAGCGGATGATAACCATGTGTGTCAGCACCTGAGCAGAGAAATACGAAGCCAAATAGAGACTTTGCTGCAGGCTGGATTATTTCAGCCTGAGCTTTTCTCATCCTACAAAGAAGAGCTGCTGTCAGAGCAGGAAtcccaggagaagaagaaaggagcTTGGAAAACTCTTCTGCTACCGGTCAACACAGTGCAGACCAAGCTGGGCAGTGACTTGTGTGAACCTGCCCTCCACGGAGCGGTTGTGGCTGGTTCGGTGTCCCTGCTGTATAAGCTCTTTCTGGACTCGTACTGTAAGGCAGAAAACCACCTTGTGTGTTTCCACATGCTCAGCAGGCTTTTTGGCTGTCTCAGGCTCTCTGACCTGCAAGAGGAGGGGAAGAGTGATAGCATTTTCCCTGTGGACTGGAGCATGGAACTGCTTGCTTTGGAGCAGCTTCTGAACTTGGTGCTCAGCAATGACATCTATAATGTCGCCAGTGACCGTATCCGGCACAAGGAGGTGCAATTTGGGTTTTACAGGAAGCTAGCACAGATGCTGCTGACACACTCCCAAGCTTCCATCCCTGCTTGGTTCAGGTGTCTCAAACTCCTGATGTCATTAAACCACCTTATAGTAGAGCCAGACCTGGATGACTTGGTGTCGTCAGCTTGGATTGATGCAGAGACCTCTGAGCCACGTACAAAGAAGCCACAGGAGACCCTCATCAGCACCATATTCCAGATCTACTCCAAGCTGCGGCAGTTCCCACGGCTCTTTGAAGAGGTGCTGACAGTCATTTGCCGGCCAGCTGTGGATGAACTGAGGCCGTCTGTCTTCTCTGCTGGCCTGACAGCAAAGCTTCGTGAGTGCCTTCTTGAACTGCCACCCAACCAGATTCTGGACATTCTGTGTCTCTTTGTGGAGAAATGCCAGACCCTTATCATTCCAGCTGTTGAAGGATCAGTTGACATGGCCTTGAAGCTGATGTCAGTGTGCTCGGTGCTGCATGCTTTTCTGTTCAACATGAGGAGCCTGGATGATGTCACTCCTTCCCCTGTGGTGCTTCGCACTCAGCATTTGATGGCAAACATACAAAAGGGAATAATTCAGCcactgatggagctgctgcaggctcctaggagagaggaagaaaagtcAGAGCTTTGGCTAAGAAAGGCCAGTGATGCTGCTCTCCTCCTTGTTTACACTTGGGTTGAGGTAGATGCTCTGTTTGGTGTTAGCTGCAGTAAATATGTGTCTCCAATAGCTGAAACTGCTGTTACTAAACCTGCTGCAAGGCATTGGggcatttcagcttttctgcctGGTGTGAAGGACCAGAGTTGGAGGAGAGTTATGGAACTTGCAAGTAGTTTTGCCTCCACTAGTAAATATTGCTTAGAACTGCTCACACTTCAGAAAATGAAGATGATGTTAATGCAGACTGAAGCTGACCTACAGGCCTTGCAGCATGCTGCAGCTTTCATCCTGGAGTCTGGGAGATCCACCATGAGTAGAGGAGAATCTGAACCGTGGGATGGAGATATCAGTGCAATAACTGAGCTTAGCTACCCCACAGCACACTGGCACCTTGTCATATCCAACCTGACCATCCTGTTGCCGTATATTTCCTTAAAAGATGTTGAGGACATTGCAAAGGTGCTTCTAGAAACGTTGATGTTGGCTGAAGCTCAGAAAGCTGCCACGGACCAGGAGTCTTCCATCAGCATTGCAAAGATATCTCTTGGTTTCATCCACAGCTCTCTTCTACCAGAAATGAGGGTCCTGCACTGTGCTTTTCTGACTCATCTTATTCATCAGTTTGCTGTGGTGCTGCCCACTGCTACCAGGGATTCAGTAGATctgccactgcagcagctgtcAGTGACTAATATTCCTTGGCATGAAGAAATTCTGGCTTCTTTCAAAACTGTTGACCCATTGGAAGTACCATCAGAAAACAAGGTGCAGAAGGATGAGCTGAGCTCCTCTTGGAAAACACTGGAGAAAGTTGCCCAGTGTATAGTATTGTTAGCAAAAAATGGCTGCCCTGTCATCCTGAAAGAACGTCAACTACAAAGATGCCTGGATTTGCTAGAAATTGTTTCTCTCCTGAAATTAGACAGTTTTCTTCCCTCTGACTGTACTCGGTGTTTtctggtgctgctgtccctgctagTTAATACCAGGGCTAGTGTCTCTTGCAGCAAATTGTTATTGCTGAAGGTTTTAAGTACTTGCCTTCACCTCCTGAGGTGCCTGCAAGCTGGCAGGAACTCCAACTCTGTTCTTAAGGTGTTACATGCCAGCGATGTTCTTGAGGCTGTCATGACCTCCCAGCTTACAGCTTGCAAATTCTTCACTGATGTCTTGACTGGTCCTGTTTGGGCACAGTATGTCCAGGAAGTCCAAGAGTTTTTGGAAAACTTTCTTCAGATGATTATTGAAAGAAGACAAAGTGTGAAGCTCAACTTGGAAAAGTTCATGTCTTTCCTGGTGAGCTGCAGGCCAGACACAGGTGCAGCCAAAAGCATAGACTGGAAAAACTGGAATCCAGCAGCTGAGCAGTTGCTGCTCACAGCATTCACCACACTCTGTCATGTTGTCACACTgcacctccagcagctgccagaaaaGAAGCTGCATTCTGTGGATGTGTTTTGTGCTCTGTTGGAACCAGTGGTTCTGCAGATGGTCAGAACTGTTGAACACGGGCTTCAGAGTAGCACCCCAAACCAGCCTTTGCCTGTGGCATTCATACCATCTGTCACTACTCTCCTCAAAGCAGATCTGAGCCATCCTGTCAAGAAGGACTGGCAGAAGGAGCCCAGTGGGTTTTTGAAGCGGCCCCGTGTTAAACTGTACCAAGAGTTTTACTCTCAGATACTGAAagagctgccctgtgcagggagtAATCTGCAGTTCCTTCAGCTtgcattgcagttcctgactgtcttctgctctgtgccagagctGTATCCTGAAAAGGAAACTGCAGTCATGGTTGTTTTTACTATAAAAAAGCTTCTCTCTG GTCCTGCAATTACAACCCAGGTGATCCAAAGCATGGAGATGGAGCTGACAGAGGTGCTTGTCCAGGTGCTGGGAAACTGCTCTGACGAGGAGTTTTATGCCATAAtgaggctggtgctgcagggactGGAAGTGAGGAATATTTGGCAGCAGAAGGCTAAA GAAGTATTGTCTGCTGTTACGCTAACCAAATTGTTGCTCAGCTGCCCATTAAGTGGAGACAAAGGGAAAGCTTTCTGGTTTGCCAGCCCACAGATAATCACAGCTTTAGCT CTGCAAACCAAAGAGGCCTGTCAGGACCAGGCACTGATTTCCATCATAGTTATACCTATTCTAGAGACTgtagcagctctgctgaggcagggagaagggatCCTCGTGAATCCACATCATGTTTCGTTGGCATTCAGCATTCTTCTAACAGTCCCTCTGGATCATCTGAAGACAGAAGACTATCATGGTGTCTTCCTGGGGGTTCATGAAGTGCTCTTCTCTATTGTGCAGTGTCATCCAAAG GTGCTGTTGAAAGCAGTACCATCCTTTCTGAGCAGTTTCCATCGTCTGGTTGTTTCTGTCATGCATGAAGGGCGTCAGAAAGGAGACAGAG GCAACATGGATGAGTTTGAAATGATACTGAAATGTGCACACTTGGTGGAACGGATGTATACTTACATTGCTGCAGAAATGGAGGACTTCACTGTGTTTTCTGCCTTCATTGTGGCTCACTATGTGACTGAATTGCAGAAG GTGACTTTGCATCCAGCTGTGAAGACACATCTCACAGAAGGAATATATCACATCCTTGACCTTTGCATTGAACGGGACATCAAGTTCTTAAATGCATCTCTCCCAGCAGGCGTGAGGCAGGTCTTCAAGGATCTGTATAATGATTACAACCACTACCACAAAGCAAAGAAGCAGGGGGAGGAAAAGTACACTGCATGA